GTTCCTCAAGATTGATCACATGTTGCGGCGCGGAAGCCGACGAGAGCGGCGGTGAGGGCTTCGTGGCCGCGGGCCAGCGTCTGCCAGCCGGGGGGGCCGTTGCGCTTGAGGTGTCCGCCGAGGGCGGCGACGGCGTAGAGGACGTCCTCGCAGGTAGGTGTGGCGGCGAGCGGGTAGCGGCGGGCGTGGGCGAGGTGGCGCAGCATCAGCAGCTCGTCCTCGTGCAGCACTCCGGCTGCGGGGGCCTGGGGTGTGTCGCGAGCAGCTTGGCGCAAGCTGAGCAGGCGCCAGGCGATGGGGATGAAAAGGCACAGGGCGTTGAGCAGGGCGCGCAGGCTGCCCAGCTGGCGCTTCTCCAGGGAGCAGCCCGTCTTGAGGGCCTTGAAGAGTTCCTCCACGCACCAGCGGGCGCAGTAGGCGTCGAGGATGAGTGAGAGCTGCTCGCCGGTGTCGATGGGCAGGCAGGTGAGGAGCACCCAGCGCACCGGCTCCTCGCCCTCGGGGGGCTGGGGCTCGAAGACTTCCACGGCGTGGAGCGTGAGGCGTGCCGGCACGTCGGCGTCCTTGAGGGCGTAGTCGCTGGCCTTGAGGGTGAGCGGGCAAGCGCGCACCTCGAGGCGGGCGGGGCGGCTTTTGCGCGCGGGCACCCGCTTTCCATTCGTCCAGCGCTCCTCGCGCGCCCCCAGCCTCACCGTGCGTCCCAGCACCCGGGGGCTCTGCTCGAGGGCCTCGGACATGGGGCGCCCGGAGTCCTGGAGTCTGTCGAAGCGGGCGCGGATGACGAAGCGGTGGCCGGCCTGCAGCAACTGCGCGAGCAGCCGGTAGTTGTCCGCCTCGCGGTCCATCACGTGCACCAGCGCCGGTGTGGCGGCGTCCTGGGCCGCCAGCGCCGCTTCCACTTGCGCTACCAGCTGCCACCAGCGCTCGGACTCGCGCGCCGTGGGCGAGCGTGCGCTGCTCTGCGCCTTGCGCTGCTTCAGGGTGCGCTGGGGGCGAGCGCGGCGCACCTGGGGCACGAGGCCCAGGGCCCCCAGCGGGCGGTGACGGGCCCCGGCCTCCGGCTGCGCGGGCGGCAGCAGCGCCGCCCCCAGGGCCACGTGGGCGTGAAAGCCCTGGTGCCCGCGCGCCAGCTGCCCCAGGCCGCGGCGCGCCCCCACCTCGCCCTGGAAGTGCAACTCCGTCGTGTCGTGCGCCGCCACCAGCAAGACCCCCTCGCGCGCCGCCTCCTGCATCCGCGCGCACGTCTGGGCGACGTGCGGGGCAAGCAGCTCGCGCCAGCGCACCTGGCGGTTACTCAAAAAACGGTACGCGCCCTCCAGCTCCGCCTCGCCTTGCATCGCCTGAGGGAAACTCCTGTCCGGCGCCGGCGCAAGCCGCCTCGCCAT
This is a stretch of genomic DNA from Aggregicoccus sp. 17bor-14. It encodes these proteins:
- a CDS encoding IS4 family transposase produces the protein MAPALVVREAEEEAVAVGVEYAGARLGDARLGKRLDLMARRLAPAPDRSFPQAMQGEAELEGAYRFLSNRQVRWRELLAPHVAQTCARMQEAAREGVLLVAAHDTTELHFQGEVGARRGLGQLARGHQGFHAHVALGAALLPPAQPEAGARHRPLGALGLVPQVRRARPQRTLKQRKAQSSARSPTARESERWWQLVAQVEAALAAQDAATPALVHVMDREADNYRLLAQLLQAGHRFVIRARFDRLQDSGRPMSEALEQSPRVLGRTVRLGAREERWTNGKRVPARKSRPARLEVRACPLTLKASDYALKDADVPARLTLHAVEVFEPQPPEGEEPVRWVLLTCLPIDTGEQLSLILDAYCARWCVEELFKALKTGCSLEKRQLGSLRALLNALCLFIPIAWRLLSLRQAARDTPQAPAAGVLHEDELLMLRHLAHARRYPLAATPTCEDVLYAVAALGGHLKRNGPPGWQTLARGHEALTAALVGFRAATCDQS